The proteins below are encoded in one region of Limnochorda pilosa:
- the leuB gene encoding 3-isopropylmalate dehydrogenase, with the protein MGPAGERSSSETARAGGSGPGGSQAGEPAVLLLPGDGIGPEVVEAARRVLEAAAHAHGLRIRFDEVLIGGAAIDQAGDPLPEATLEKARRARAVLLGAVGGPAWDDLPVDRRPEKGLLRLRQALGLFANIRPLPGFVAAYGRSPLKPELLRGVDLVVVRELTGGLYYGPRARRALEEGGEEAYDTLLYRTHEIERVARVAFDLARTRRPVGQRRVASIDKANVLTSSQLWRETVRRVAADYPDVTLEHLYVDNAAMQLVRDPGRFDVLLTGNLFGDILSDEAAALAGSLGVLPSASLGGPVPLFEPVHGSAPDLAGRGVANPVGTILSAALLFRYALGHEAAAAMIERAVEQALADGARTADLAGEGEGALATEEMTAAILERLRV; encoded by the coding sequence ATGGGTCCTGCGGGGGAACGAAGCTCTTCTGAGACGGCCCGAGCAGGCGGCTCCGGCCCGGGGGGCTCCCAAGCCGGAGAGCCCGCCGTCCTGCTGCTTCCGGGGGATGGCATCGGCCCCGAGGTGGTGGAGGCCGCCCGCCGGGTGCTGGAGGCGGCCGCCCACGCCCATGGCCTGAGGATCCGGTTCGATGAGGTGCTCATCGGCGGGGCGGCCATCGATCAGGCGGGCGACCCCTTGCCGGAGGCCACCCTGGAGAAGGCCCGCAGGGCCCGGGCGGTGCTCCTGGGTGCCGTGGGCGGCCCTGCCTGGGACGACCTGCCGGTGGATCGGCGTCCCGAGAAGGGGCTGCTGCGCCTGCGCCAGGCCCTGGGGCTCTTCGCCAACATCCGACCGCTGCCTGGGTTCGTGGCCGCCTACGGGCGCTCACCCCTGAAGCCGGAGCTGCTTCGGGGGGTGGACCTGGTGGTGGTGCGGGAGCTGACGGGAGGCCTCTACTACGGTCCCCGGGCCCGCAGGGCACTGGAGGAGGGCGGCGAGGAAGCCTACGACACCCTCCTCTACCGCACCCACGAGATCGAGCGGGTGGCCCGGGTGGCCTTCGACCTGGCCCGTACCCGCCGGCCCGTGGGCCAGCGCCGGGTGGCCTCCATCGACAAGGCCAACGTCCTCACCAGCTCCCAGCTCTGGCGGGAGACGGTGCGCCGCGTCGCCGCCGACTATCCGGACGTGACCCTCGAACACCTCTACGTGGACAACGCGGCCATGCAGCTCGTCCGGGACCCGGGCCGCTTCGACGTCCTCCTCACCGGCAACCTCTTCGGCGATATCCTGAGCGACGAGGCCGCCGCCCTGGCGGGTTCCCTGGGCGTCCTGCCCTCGGCCAGCCTCGGCGGCCCGGTGCCGCTCTTCGAGCCGGTCCACGGCAGCGCGCCGGACCTGGCGGGCCGGGGTGTGGCCAACCCCGTAGGAACCATCCTGAGCGCGGCCCTCCTCTTCCGCTACGCCCTGGGGCATGAGGCCGCCGCCGCGATGATCGAGCGGGCCGTGGAGCAGGCCCTGGCCGATGGGGCCCGCACCGCGGACTTGGCGGGCGAGGGTGAGGGGGCCCTCGCCACCGAGGAGATGACGGCGGCGATCCTCGAACGGCTGCGGGTGTGA
- the cimA gene encoding citramalate synthase, whose translation MSANLRDAVYLYDTTLRDGTQGEGISLSVEDKLALLRFLDTFGVAYVEGGWPGSNPKDLEFFRRAGDVPLQRARLAAFGSTRRPGSACDDDPNLAALLEAGTPVVTLFGKSWDLHVTQALRTSLEENLAMIRESVAHMAGQGREVVYDAEHFFDGYLRNPEYAWATLRAAREGGARWIVLCDTNGGTLPHEIERITAEVARRLDVPLGIHCHNDSGVAVANSLAAVRAGARQVQGTINGLGERTGNADLVTILPNLALKLGYRLVPEPQMERLQELSRTVSERVNRPPDPFHPFVGESAFAHKGGIHVSAVRRQPETYEHVPPERVGNRRRVLVSELSGASNVLYKAREYGLELDPETPVVRDLLRHVKELEHQGYHFEAGEASFELLLRRALGLVPPFFTLEGFRLTVAKGGPDGTPGPDAEATIRLRVGSERIHTAASGNGPVNALDHALRKALLPVYPTLASFRLVDYKVRVLDGQAGTAARVRVLIETAADSTRWGTVGVSTNIIEASWLALVDSVEYGLMKMQVERPGNWAVSTG comes from the coding sequence ATGAGCGCTAACCTACGGGACGCGGTCTACCTCTATGACACCACGCTCCGGGACGGTACCCAGGGAGAGGGCATCTCCCTCTCGGTGGAGGATAAGCTTGCCCTTCTCCGGTTCCTGGACACCTTCGGCGTCGCCTACGTGGAGGGCGGGTGGCCCGGCTCGAACCCCAAGGACCTGGAGTTCTTCCGGCGGGCGGGGGACGTACCGCTCCAGCGCGCCCGCCTCGCGGCCTTCGGTTCCACCCGCCGGCCGGGCTCGGCCTGTGACGATGATCCCAACCTGGCCGCCCTCCTGGAGGCCGGCACACCGGTGGTGACCCTCTTCGGGAAGAGTTGGGACCTGCACGTCACCCAGGCCCTGCGCACCAGCTTGGAAGAGAACCTGGCCATGATCCGGGAGAGCGTGGCCCACATGGCGGGCCAGGGCCGTGAGGTTGTCTACGACGCCGAGCACTTCTTCGATGGCTACCTGCGGAACCCCGAGTACGCCTGGGCCACCCTCCGGGCGGCCCGGGAAGGCGGCGCCCGCTGGATCGTGCTCTGCGACACCAACGGCGGCACCCTTCCCCACGAGATCGAGCGCATCACCGCCGAGGTGGCCCGCCGGCTGGACGTGCCGCTGGGGATCCACTGCCACAACGACTCGGGCGTGGCGGTGGCCAACTCCCTGGCCGCGGTGCGGGCCGGCGCCCGGCAGGTGCAGGGGACGATCAACGGGTTGGGCGAGCGTACCGGAAACGCCGACCTGGTGACGATCCTACCCAACCTGGCGCTGAAGCTGGGGTACCGCCTGGTGCCCGAGCCCCAGATGGAGCGGCTTCAGGAACTCTCCCGAACCGTGAGCGAGCGGGTGAACCGCCCCCCCGATCCCTTCCACCCCTTCGTGGGCGAGAGCGCCTTCGCCCACAAGGGCGGCATCCACGTGAGCGCCGTCCGCCGCCAACCCGAGACGTACGAGCACGTGCCGCCCGAGCGCGTCGGCAACCGCCGGCGGGTGCTGGTGTCGGAGCTCTCGGGGGCCAGCAACGTTCTGTACAAGGCGCGCGAGTACGGCCTCGAGTTGGACCCGGAGACCCCCGTGGTGCGGGACCTGCTGCGCCACGTCAAGGAGCTGGAGCATCAGGGCTACCACTTCGAAGCGGGCGAGGCCTCCTTCGAGCTGCTGCTGCGGCGGGCCTTGGGGCTGGTACCGCCCTTCTTTACGCTGGAAGGGTTCCGTCTCACGGTAGCCAAGGGCGGCCCCGATGGTACTCCCGGTCCCGACGCCGAGGCGACCATCCGGCTGCGGGTGGGGTCGGAGCGCATCCACACCGCGGCTTCGGGCAACGGACCCGTCAACGCCCTGGACCACGCCCTGCGCAAGGCCCTGCTCCCGGTCTACCCCACCCTCGCCTCCTTCCGGCTGGTGGACTACAAGGTTCGGGTGCTGGACGGCCAGGCCGGCACCGCGGCCCGGGTGCGGGTGCTCATCGAGACCGCGGCCGACTCGACCCGGTGGGGTACCGTGGGCGTCTCCACCAACATCATCGAGGCCAGCTGGCTGGCGCTGGTGGACAGCGTCGAGTACGGGCTGATGAAGATGCAGGTCGAGCGGCCGGGCAATTGGGCGGTGTCGACCGGTTAG
- the glmM gene encoding phosphoglucosamine mutase: MGRLFGTDGVRGVANRELTPELAFRLGRAAAQVVAHRGSGRPRVGIGRDTRSSGEMLQAALAAGLASAGCDVELLGVVPTPGVAALTGLLGLQAGAVISASHNPAEDNGIKFFGPDGYKLPDDDEAAIEALCEAGEDRGPRPVGARVGRIEHREDANERYIDFLLRKVPVDLSGMRLVVDCANGAAYRTAPEVLRRLGAEVIALNVEPDGSNINVECGSTHPEVIQQAVVEHGAHAGFAHDGDADRLIAADALGRLLDGDRTLAICAIHLAERGRLRGGAVAATRYSNLGLAHTLERYGVRVIATDAGDRQVLAAMLEHGLVLGGEQSGHVIFLEETTTGDGILTALKLLQVVRERETPLAELRDWMHEVPQHLENVRVAHKERLEESEACRAVIAEAAERLGERGRIFVRASGTEPVIRVLLEGEDPTLLHELADRVGGAIRRELGEA; encoded by the coding sequence GTGGGGCGACTCTTTGGAACGGATGGGGTTCGGGGCGTGGCCAACCGGGAGCTGACACCTGAACTGGCCTTCCGGCTCGGCCGGGCGGCGGCGCAGGTGGTGGCGCATCGGGGAAGCGGGCGCCCAAGGGTAGGGATCGGAAGAGACACGCGCTCGTCGGGGGAGATGCTGCAGGCGGCCCTCGCGGCCGGCCTCGCGTCGGCGGGGTGCGACGTAGAGCTGCTGGGCGTCGTTCCCACGCCGGGCGTGGCCGCGCTCACGGGTCTCCTGGGCCTCCAGGCGGGGGCGGTCATCTCCGCCTCCCACAACCCCGCCGAGGACAACGGGATCAAGTTCTTCGGGCCCGACGGCTACAAGCTGCCCGACGACGACGAGGCAGCCATCGAGGCCCTCTGCGAAGCCGGCGAGGACCGTGGCCCGCGGCCCGTCGGCGCCCGGGTGGGGCGGATCGAGCACCGGGAGGACGCCAACGAGCGCTACATCGACTTCCTCCTTCGGAAGGTGCCGGTGGATCTCTCCGGCATGCGGCTCGTGGTGGACTGCGCCAACGGCGCCGCGTACCGAACCGCGCCCGAAGTGCTCAGGCGGTTGGGGGCGGAGGTGATCGCCCTCAACGTCGAGCCCGACGGCAGCAACATCAACGTGGAGTGCGGCTCCACCCATCCCGAGGTCATCCAGCAGGCGGTGGTGGAGCACGGGGCCCACGCCGGCTTCGCCCACGACGGCGACGCGGACCGGCTCATCGCCGCGGACGCCCTGGGCCGCCTGCTGGACGGCGACCGGACCCTTGCCATCTGCGCGATCCACCTGGCCGAACGGGGGCGGCTGCGGGGAGGGGCGGTGGCCGCTACCCGGTACAGCAACCTGGGACTCGCTCACACCCTCGAGCGGTACGGCGTTCGGGTCATCGCTACCGACGCCGGCGACCGGCAGGTCCTCGCGGCCATGCTCGAGCACGGCCTCGTGCTGGGCGGGGAGCAGTCGGGGCACGTCATCTTCCTGGAGGAGACCACCACCGGCGACGGCATCCTCACGGCCTTGAAGCTGCTGCAGGTCGTGCGCGAGCGGGAGACGCCGCTGGCCGAGCTGCGCGACTGGATGCACGAGGTGCCCCAGCACCTGGAGAACGTCCGCGTTGCCCACAAGGAACGCCTGGAGGAATCGGAGGCGTGCCGGGCCGTCATCGCCGAGGCGGCCGAGCGCCTGGGAGAGCGGGGACGCATCTTCGTCCGGGCTTCGGGCACCGAGCCGGTGATCCGGGTGCTGCTGGAAGGCGAGGACCCGACCTTGCTGCACGAGCTGGCCGACCGGGTGGGGGGCGCGATCCGCCGCGAGCTTGGGGAAGCCTAA
- the glmS gene encoding glutamine--fructose-6-phosphate transaminase (isomerizing): MCGIMGFTGERPAAPELLAGLERLEYRGYDSAGLAVTSSAGLQIRRVVGRVEALARLLEQDPVAGAAGIGHTRWATHGRASVENAHPQTDCDGTLAVVHNGIIENQEELRAGLEDRGHRFRSQTDTEVVAHLLEEEADAPPMEALQKVLQQVRGSYALAVIWGRRPGLIVAARHRSPLWVGQDQEAAWLASDVQPLLGGARELYPLDEDELALLTPGKAQIVTRDGEPVERQPDKSPPEVAAAGKGEFAHFMLKEIHEAPRAVARTLEGHVDWSRGRVAEGLLLPGGQRRGLRRLWLAGMGTAYHACLLGAWWVEQIAGIPARAVLASDFRDDPPREGEGERGLLVAVSQSGETADTLEAARAAQARGIPVYALCNVPGSTLARLADRVLMTRAGTEVAVAATKSYVAQMVGLLLLALALAEGEEGRVRRSQVLDGLASSVEAVSRSLALEPAMADLSRRLVRERAVYLVGRGPDHAATLEAALKLKEVAYLHAEAMAAAELKHGSLALIEEGTALLALSGRAHLAARLASNLREAASRGADVFVWTHLDGAPFQAARRTYRLPDPGHELLAPLVQAPPLQLLAYYVGLGRGTEIDRPRNLAKSVTVE; the protein is encoded by the coding sequence ATGTGCGGCATCATGGGGTTCACCGGTGAGCGGCCGGCGGCCCCCGAGCTCCTGGCAGGCTTGGAACGGTTGGAATACCGCGGCTACGACTCCGCCGGCCTCGCGGTGACCTCCTCCGCCGGGCTCCAGATCCGCCGGGTGGTGGGGCGGGTGGAGGCGCTGGCCCGCCTGCTGGAGCAGGACCCGGTGGCGGGCGCCGCCGGCATCGGACACACCCGCTGGGCCACCCACGGGCGCGCCAGCGTGGAGAACGCGCACCCCCAGACCGACTGCGACGGGACCCTCGCGGTCGTTCACAACGGCATCATCGAAAACCAGGAGGAGCTCAGGGCCGGGCTGGAGGATCGGGGCCACCGCTTCCGCTCCCAGACCGACACGGAGGTGGTCGCCCACCTGCTGGAGGAGGAGGCCGACGCCCCGCCCATGGAGGCCCTCCAGAAGGTCCTGCAGCAGGTGCGGGGCTCCTACGCCCTGGCGGTGATCTGGGGCCGGCGTCCGGGCCTCATCGTGGCCGCCCGCCACCGAAGCCCCCTCTGGGTGGGGCAGGATCAGGAGGCGGCGTGGCTCGCCTCGGACGTGCAGCCCCTCCTGGGGGGAGCCCGGGAGCTTTACCCTCTGGACGAGGACGAGCTCGCGCTCCTCACGCCGGGGAAGGCCCAGATCGTCACCCGGGACGGAGAGCCGGTGGAGCGGCAGCCCGACAAGAGCCCGCCCGAGGTGGCCGCAGCCGGCAAGGGCGAGTTCGCCCACTTCATGCTGAAGGAGATCCACGAGGCCCCCCGGGCCGTGGCCCGCACCCTGGAAGGGCACGTGGACTGGAGCCGGGGCCGGGTGGCCGAGGGTCTCCTCCTGCCCGGCGGGCAGCGGCGGGGCTTGCGGCGGCTCTGGCTTGCAGGGATGGGCACCGCCTACCATGCCTGCCTGCTGGGCGCGTGGTGGGTGGAGCAGATCGCCGGAATCCCAGCCCGCGCCGTCCTGGCCAGCGACTTCCGCGACGACCCGCCCCGGGAAGGCGAGGGCGAGCGCGGCCTGCTGGTGGCCGTCAGCCAGTCGGGCGAGACGGCCGACACCCTGGAGGCGGCCCGGGCCGCACAGGCGCGAGGAATCCCGGTCTACGCCCTCTGCAACGTGCCGGGGAGCACCCTCGCCCGCCTGGCCGACCGGGTCCTCATGACCCGGGCCGGGACCGAGGTGGCCGTAGCCGCCACCAAGAGCTACGTCGCCCAGATGGTGGGCCTCCTCCTCCTGGCCCTTGCCCTGGCGGAGGGCGAGGAGGGCCGGGTCCGGCGGAGCCAGGTTCTGGACGGGCTCGCGTCCAGTGTGGAGGCGGTCTCCCGCAGCCTGGCGCTGGAGCCGGCCATGGCGGACCTTTCCCGGCGCCTGGTTCGGGAACGCGCCGTCTATCTGGTGGGGCGGGGACCGGATCATGCCGCCACCCTCGAGGCCGCGCTGAAGCTGAAGGAGGTCGCTTACCTCCACGCCGAGGCCATGGCCGCCGCGGAGCTGAAGCACGGTTCCCTGGCGTTGATCGAGGAAGGCACCGCGCTCCTGGCCCTCAGCGGCCGCGCCCACCTGGCCGCCCGTCTGGCTTCCAACCTGCGGGAGGCCGCCTCCCGGGGCGCCGACGTCTTCGTGTGGACGCACCTGGACGGCGCCCCCTTCCAAGCAGCCCGCCGGACCTACCGCCTGCCCGATCCGGGCCACGAGCTCCTCGCCCCGCTGGTGCAGGCGCCGCCGCTTCAGCTCCTGGCCTACTACGTGGGCCTGGGCCGGGGCACCGAGATCGATCGCCCCCGCAACCTGGCCAAGAGCGTCACCGTGGAGTGA
- the acpS gene encoding holo-ACP synthase — protein sequence MGIGVDLIEVARIRAAWNRFGDRFLNRIFAAGERAYALSRPDPAESLAARFAAKESVMKALGTGRHGVSWREIEVVRAPGGRPGIALSGRTRALARLLGVAAWQLSLSHNREQALAQAIALGEAGVGRKR from the coding sequence ATCGGAATCGGTGTGGACCTGATCGAGGTGGCCCGCATCCGGGCAGCCTGGAACCGCTTCGGCGACCGCTTCCTGAACCGGATCTTCGCCGCAGGCGAGCGGGCCTACGCGTTGAGCCGGCCGGACCCCGCGGAGTCCCTGGCCGCCCGTTTCGCGGCCAAGGAGTCGGTGATGAAGGCCCTGGGAACGGGCCGGCATGGGGTGAGCTGGCGGGAGATCGAGGTGGTGCGGGCGCCCGGTGGGCGCCCGGGCATCGCCCTCTCCGGGAGGACCCGCGCTCTGGCCCGGCTGCTGGGAGTGGCCGCCTGGCAGCTCTCCCTCAGCCACAACCGGGAGCAGGCGCTGGCCCAGGCCATCGCCCTGGGAGAGGCCGGCGTGGGCCGCAAGCGGTAG